The following proteins are encoded in a genomic region of Hoeflea phototrophica DFL-43:
- a CDS encoding polysaccharide biosynthesis protein — MLQNFVVWLLARDRRVKQLVLVAADTFIVVFGAWLAYCIRLDAIYVPNQSQLVMILSAPLIAIPIFFGFGMYRSLIRYVGQEAIWSAFKAVGLTALLWGLLAFMTRAYGIQGVPRSVLVLTWLFVLVMVISLRFWARWFLVTQSSGSVPRRYFLIYGAGEAARQIASTLQSQNPRLSVIHATDDPSLYGRLIGGNAVFPSKDVPDLVRRYEIKDAIITLRYTSNAKRMDVVESLRKQGVRVRILPPFADIVDGKHMVNMVREVEIGDLLGREMATPDKKLMEINTSGKVVLITGAGGSIGSELCRQAISLRTSKLVLLENSEVALYQIMRELSQKGDLEIVPILGSVMDQPLVKRLFDEHGVNTVFHAAAYKHVPLVEDNPFQGVINNSLGTLSVATAAFESNVEVMVLVSTDKAVWPSSVMGASKRIAELIIQDFAAKSKRDKLSKTFCAVRFGNVIGSSGSVIPLFREQIRSGGPLTLTDTGATRYFMTVSEAAQLVIQAGSIARPDSKQSESEGDIYLLDMGDPVLIRDLAVKMIQLSNLTVCDETNPQGDIAMQIIGLRPGEKLHEVLRYSVKEPNPTAHPKISVASEPPAEALDFDQLYADLRQIAAAHDHDRLMELLSRVTGLSRPEDGDESNPDSSCPRTV, encoded by the coding sequence ATGTTGCAGAATTTTGTTGTCTGGCTGTTGGCGAGGGACCGGCGTGTAAAGCAGTTGGTCCTGGTGGCTGCTGACACCTTCATTGTCGTGTTCGGAGCGTGGTTGGCTTACTGCATCCGTTTGGATGCAATATATGTTCCCAATCAGTCTCAGCTGGTTATGATCCTCTCGGCGCCATTGATCGCTATCCCCATTTTCTTTGGTTTCGGGATGTATCGGTCGCTGATCCGATACGTAGGTCAGGAGGCGATCTGGTCGGCCTTCAAGGCTGTTGGTTTGACAGCACTGCTCTGGGGATTGCTAGCATTTATGACGCGCGCCTATGGGATCCAGGGGGTTCCGCGTTCGGTTCTCGTCCTGACCTGGCTTTTCGTGCTTGTCATGGTGATCAGCCTGCGGTTTTGGGCACGCTGGTTTCTTGTTACGCAAAGCAGTGGCTCTGTACCGCGCAGGTATTTCCTCATATACGGGGCGGGAGAGGCGGCGAGACAGATTGCATCGACGTTGCAAAGCCAGAATCCTCGGTTGTCGGTCATTCACGCCACCGATGATCCGAGCCTATATGGCCGTCTGATCGGCGGCAACGCGGTCTTTCCCTCAAAGGATGTCCCCGACTTGGTCCGTCGCTACGAGATCAAGGATGCGATCATCACCCTTCGTTACACCAGCAATGCAAAGCGGATGGATGTGGTTGAATCGCTGCGCAAACAGGGTGTCCGGGTGCGGATACTGCCACCGTTCGCGGACATTGTGGACGGCAAGCACATGGTCAACATGGTTCGGGAGGTCGAAATTGGTGATCTTCTCGGCCGTGAAATGGCGACACCTGACAAGAAATTGATGGAAATCAACACCAGCGGCAAAGTCGTGCTCATCACAGGTGCGGGCGGGTCGATAGGATCTGAGCTCTGCCGCCAAGCGATCTCGCTGCGCACATCCAAGCTGGTGCTGCTGGAGAACAGCGAAGTTGCGCTCTACCAGATTATGCGCGAACTCAGCCAGAAGGGCGATTTGGAAATCGTACCGATCCTCGGATCGGTGATGGACCAACCGCTTGTAAAACGGCTCTTCGATGAACACGGGGTCAACACCGTGTTTCACGCCGCGGCCTACAAGCATGTGCCGCTGGTCGAAGACAATCCGTTTCAGGGTGTCATCAACAATTCGCTCGGAACACTGTCAGTCGCAACCGCGGCCTTTGAATCCAATGTCGAGGTCATGGTTCTGGTCTCCACAGACAAGGCGGTTTGGCCATCAAGCGTCATGGGCGCATCCAAGCGGATTGCCGAACTTATCATTCAGGATTTCGCTGCGAAGTCGAAGCGCGACAAGCTGTCCAAGACCTTCTGTGCTGTCCGTTTTGGAAATGTCATCGGATCGAGCGGCTCGGTCATTCCCCTGTTTCGCGAGCAGATCCGCAGCGGCGGGCCGCTGACTCTGACCGATACCGGCGCGACGCGGTATTTCATGACTGTTTCCGAAGCGGCCCAGTTGGTGATTCAGGCAGGCAGCATCGCGCGGCCTGACAGCAAACAATCCGAGAGCGAGGGGGATATCTACCTCCTCGACATGGGAGATCCGGTTCTGATCAGGGATTTGGCGGTCAAGATGATCCAGCTGTCGAACCTGACCGTCTGCGACGAAACCAATCCGCAAGGTGACATCGCCATGCAGATCATCGGCCTGCGACCCGGTGAAAAACTCCATGAGGTTTTGCGCTATTCGGTCAAAGAGCCAAACCCGACCGCCCATCCGAAGATCTCGGTTGCATCCGAACCCCCGGCCGAAGCTCTGGATTTCGATCAGCTCTACGCGGACCTGAGACAGATCGCAGCGGCACATGACCATGATCGGCTTATGGAACTGCTCTCTCGTGTCACGGGTCTTAGCCGCCCTGAAGATGGCGACGAAAGCAATCCGGACAGTTCATGCCCGCGGACGGTTTAA
- a CDS encoding YiiX/YebB-like N1pC/P60 family cysteine hydrolase, which translates to MTEARETTETLLDRLGRFLARRLNSPNTDYEPYTPSDPETLSRTLEPGDILLIEGNQKVSAAIKYLTQSTWSHAALYVGDALQTDPAARAGENESADRLAAAAEKPQLVEVNLGEGCVAVPLSKYARFNTRICRPVGLTPEDRKAIVTYMVERLGVRYDMKNIFDLMRYFLPTPPVPVRWRRRMLAFGSGDPTRAICSSMIAQAYQSVKYPILPETTRIPGRQCADSDYSRREILHIRHHSLFAPRDFDLSPYFRVVKPTLEYGFDYKQLHWSKKTDASSDHSGHIPQSTN; encoded by the coding sequence ATGACTGAAGCACGCGAAACAACCGAAACCTTGTTGGACCGCCTGGGCCGTTTTCTGGCCCGGCGGCTGAACTCGCCCAATACAGATTATGAGCCCTATACGCCGTCAGACCCGGAAACGCTGTCGCGAACGCTCGAACCCGGAGACATTCTTCTGATCGAAGGCAATCAGAAGGTTTCTGCCGCGATCAAGTATCTGACCCAGTCAACCTGGTCACATGCGGCCCTCTATGTCGGAGACGCGCTCCAGACCGACCCGGCCGCCAGGGCCGGGGAGAACGAAAGCGCTGACAGACTGGCCGCAGCGGCCGAAAAGCCGCAACTCGTCGAGGTCAATCTTGGCGAAGGATGCGTCGCCGTCCCGCTGTCAAAATATGCCCGGTTCAACACACGTATCTGCCGTCCCGTTGGCCTGACACCGGAAGATAGAAAAGCCATCGTTACCTACATGGTGGAGCGCCTGGGTGTGCGCTACGACATGAAAAACATCTTCGATCTGATGCGGTACTTTCTCCCCACGCCGCCGGTGCCGGTGCGCTGGCGGCGACGCATGCTCGCCTTCGGATCAGGCGACCCGACCCGCGCGATCTGCTCCTCGATGATCGCCCAGGCCTACCAATCGGTCAAATACCCGATCCTGCCAGAGACGACGCGGATACCGGGCCGCCAATGTGCAGATTCCGACTATTCGCGCCGTGAGATCCTGCATATCCGGCATCATTCGCTGTTCGCCCCGAGGGACTTTGATCTCTCGCCCTATTTCCGGGTGGTCAAGCCGACGCTGGAATACGGGTTCGATTACAAGCAGCTTCATTGGAGCAAGAAGACCGACGCCAGCAGCGATCATTCCGGACACATACCGCAATCAACCAATTGA
- a CDS encoding MFS transporter: protein MSAKPRRIEPLTLLIGVSMTIGYGTLYYPFAILGPEIARAQGWSNSFVFGVFSVALLTSAATASVVGHAMDRFGARPVMVVGSFFATCVLVNLSFVETMVGFAVAMLLIEFAARMVQYETGFAALTALHGRNARRPIAHVTLVAGFASTVFWPLIHWLLGFMDWRGVFLVLAAINFLVALPIHMLVPNRPELRAADRNDEPEPQTASAAGLVAQPLRDPGLLQPGRRMPAFLLLSLAFAGGSFLMSAVHTSFFLILDQMGRAAALAALAGAVIGPMQVAARLIEMVTGERVASSMVGLISTGTLFLGIVILAAGLWFDADLVIIAFAVSFGIGQGLNFIARAILPARLFGTDGYGAMTGKLATIRLFAMAGAPFCTALALTHAGIGITFAMLIGIAAVSVAASWALWGIERRCGSAQALASAQ from the coding sequence GTGAGTGCGAAGCCGCGCCGCATCGAGCCGTTGACGCTGCTCATAGGCGTTTCCATGACCATCGGTTATGGCACGCTTTATTACCCCTTCGCCATTCTCGGTCCCGAGATCGCTCGGGCCCAGGGCTGGAGCAACAGCTTTGTGTTTGGTGTTTTCTCGGTGGCATTGCTGACCAGCGCGGCCACAGCCTCGGTCGTTGGCCATGCGATGGACCGTTTCGGCGCGCGGCCGGTGATGGTCGTAGGGTCTTTTTTCGCCACCTGCGTGCTTGTCAATCTCTCCTTTGTCGAGACCATGGTTGGCTTTGCCGTTGCCATGCTGCTGATCGAATTCGCCGCGCGCATGGTCCAGTATGAGACCGGCTTTGCCGCATTGACCGCCCTGCATGGCCGCAACGCCAGGCGCCCCATTGCCCACGTGACCCTGGTCGCCGGTTTCGCCTCGACCGTCTTCTGGCCGTTGATCCATTGGTTGCTGGGCTTCATGGACTGGCGCGGGGTCTTTCTGGTTCTCGCTGCGATCAATTTTCTTGTTGCCCTGCCGATTCATATGCTGGTTCCCAACAGGCCGGAACTGCGTGCTGCAGATCGGAACGACGAGCCGGAACCGCAAACCGCGAGCGCCGCTGGCTTGGTCGCCCAGCCGCTTCGGGATCCTGGCCTGCTGCAACCCGGCCGTCGCATGCCGGCCTTTTTGCTGCTTTCACTCGCCTTCGCGGGGGGCAGCTTCCTGATGTCTGCGGTGCACACCTCATTTTTCCTGATCCTCGATCAGATGGGCCGCGCGGCTGCGTTGGCTGCGTTGGCTGGTGCGGTGATCGGCCCGATGCAGGTCGCTGCCAGATTGATCGAAATGGTCACCGGGGAGCGCGTTGCCTCTTCGATGGTCGGATTGATCTCCACCGGCACCTTGTTTCTGGGCATCGTGATCCTTGCTGCGGGTCTATGGTTTGATGCGGACTTGGTCATCATCGCTTTCGCGGTCAGCTTTGGCATCGGGCAGGGGCTCAACTTCATCGCCCGCGCGATTCTGCCCGCCAGACTGTTCGGAACTGATGGGTATGGCGCAATGACCGGAAAGCTCGCCACCATTCGCTTGTTTGCGATGGCCGGTGCCCCGTTTTGTACGGCACTGGCACTGACCCATGCAGGCATCGGCATAACCTTCGCCATGCTGATCGGCATTGCCGCCGTCAGCGTCGCAGCGTCATGGGCTTTGTGGGGGATAGAAAGGCGCTGCGGCAGCGCGCAAGCTCTCGCATCCGCGCAATGA
- a CDS encoding sugar transferase: MKIVVTGASGYVGRHLVPLLADRGADLLLAGRDPDKLGEMFPGQAVCGYSELAEAAQGYTMLLHLAVLNTGSDASLEAFIKVNVEQMMEMAALAQSAGIETFVNASSIHALDPSNKAPYAISKKMAAKKLASFDGLNTVNLYLPYVYDPDFKTRFRFAAKLPKPLGRLAFQAATCLKSSVNVSRIADFMISLSGQGPTDLPQPLILSEGQSGNPVFQITKRTIDLGFAICILVLLWWLLIAIFVLIRLDSKGPGLFLQERVGKDGKVFSCYKFRTMKTGTAHVGTHEVSTSAITRQGQWLRKSKLDELPQIINIFRNEMSLVGPRPCLPSQSELIAERDQRGVLAVKPGITGLAQVNGVDMRFPAKLAQWDARYLALQSLLLDLRILLATAFRRG; the protein is encoded by the coding sequence ATGAAGATCGTGGTAACAGGCGCAAGCGGATATGTCGGGCGCCATCTGGTTCCGCTGCTTGCGGACCGGGGTGCCGACCTCTTGCTGGCTGGACGCGATCCGGACAAGCTTGGTGAGATGTTCCCGGGACAGGCTGTTTGTGGCTATTCCGAACTTGCCGAGGCTGCTCAAGGCTACACCATGCTGTTGCACCTGGCCGTTCTGAACACCGGTTCCGATGCCTCGCTTGAGGCGTTTATCAAGGTCAATGTCGAGCAGATGATGGAGATGGCAGCGCTGGCGCAAAGCGCCGGAATCGAGACTTTTGTCAATGCATCCTCGATCCACGCGCTCGATCCTTCGAACAAGGCACCCTATGCGATCAGCAAGAAAATGGCGGCCAAGAAGCTTGCAAGCTTTGACGGGCTCAATACGGTCAACCTCTACCTTCCCTATGTGTATGATCCTGACTTCAAGACCCGGTTCCGTTTCGCAGCAAAGTTGCCCAAACCACTTGGTCGGCTGGCGTTTCAGGCGGCAACCTGCCTCAAATCGTCCGTCAATGTGTCCCGCATCGCAGACTTCATGATCAGCCTCTCGGGCCAGGGTCCGACCGACCTGCCACAGCCCCTGATCCTTTCCGAGGGTCAGAGCGGCAATCCGGTCTTTCAGATCACCAAACGGACGATCGATTTGGGCTTCGCGATTTGCATTCTTGTGTTGCTCTGGTGGCTGCTGATCGCGATCTTTGTCCTGATACGGCTCGATTCCAAGGGGCCGGGGCTGTTCCTTCAGGAACGCGTCGGCAAGGATGGGAAAGTGTTCTCCTGCTACAAATTCCGCACCATGAAAACCGGAACGGCGCATGTGGGGACCCATGAAGTCAGCACCAGTGCGATCACAAGACAGGGTCAATGGTTGCGCAAGAGCAAACTCGATGAGCTGCCGCAGATCATCAACATCTTCCGCAACGAAATGAGTCTTGTCGGACCGCGACCCTGCCTGCCCAGTCAGAGCGAGTTGATTGCTGAACGAGACCAGCGCGGTGTGCTGGCGGTCAAGCCCGGCATTACCGGTCTGGCGCAGGTCAATGGCGTGGACATGCGTTTCCCCGCGAAGCTGGCCCAATGGGACGCCCGGTATCTGGCGCTTCAATCACTGCTCTTGGATCTGCGGATTCTGCTCGCAACCGCATTCCGGCGCGGATGA
- a CDS encoding transglutaminase-like cysteine peptidase has translation MMVASAAFFAFTGVSGSTGLSMQTGRITSQPIGHYEFCKQFSSECEPVKGSGAAPKVTDYGWEVIREINRAVNFSVMPKTDLELFGKEEVWAYPQIAGDCEDYVLLKRHMLMERGFSAADVLITVVRKPDGEGHAVLTLRTSEGDFVLDNLEDDVKLWRDTPYSYLKRQASNNSGRWVTIENSTEVMVGALR, from the coding sequence ATGATGGTCGCGTCCGCGGCGTTTTTCGCCTTTACTGGCGTCAGCGGTTCGACCGGGCTGTCGATGCAGACCGGCCGGATCACCTCCCAACCCATCGGCCATTATGAATTCTGCAAACAGTTCAGTTCCGAGTGCGAACCGGTCAAAGGATCAGGCGCCGCTCCGAAGGTCACCGATTACGGCTGGGAGGTGATCCGGGAGATCAACCGTGCGGTCAATTTTTCGGTGATGCCCAAGACCGATCTGGAGCTGTTCGGCAAGGAAGAGGTCTGGGCGTATCCCCAGATCGCAGGTGACTGCGAAGACTATGTGCTGCTCAAGCGCCACATGCTGATGGAACGGGGCTTTTCAGCGGCTGATGTGCTGATCACCGTTGTCCGCAAGCCAGACGGAGAAGGCCATGCAGTGCTGACGCTGAGGACCTCCGAAGGCGATTTTGTGCTCGACAATCTCGAAGACGATGTGAAGCTTTGGCGCGACACGCCCTACAGCTATCTCAAGCGTCAGGCCTCCAACAATTCGGGCCGCTGGGTGACCATCGAGAACAGCACAGAGGTCATGGTCGGCGCGTTGCGCTGA
- the mbfA gene encoding iron exporter MbfA has translation MLTRLIGFNRRPFSSLSEQEVLALAISSEEDDSRIYLAYADHLREDYPQSAKVFDEMAQEEGAHRARLIDRHKARFGDRIPLIRREHVRGFYERKPDWLIKSQPLDKIRQTAEDMEAQAHNFYLAAAQRTGDADTRQLLGDLAIAEKGHGSLARRLGLEHTPEDIKSEEDQTARRKFILTYVQPGLAGLMDGSVSTLAPIFATAFATGDTWTTFLVGLSASVGAGISMGFTEAAHDDGVISGRGSPLKRGLASGIMTAVGGLGHALPYLIPDFTIATTVAVAIVFIELWAIAWIQNHWMETPWSRAIFQVVLGGALVFAAGILIGNA, from the coding sequence ATGCTGACCCGTCTCATTGGTTTCAATCGCCGTCCCTTCAGTTCATTGAGTGAGCAGGAGGTCCTCGCCCTGGCAATTTCGTCGGAGGAAGATGATTCCCGCATTTACCTCGCCTATGCGGATCATTTGCGCGAGGACTACCCGCAATCCGCAAAAGTGTTCGATGAGATGGCCCAGGAAGAAGGGGCCCACCGTGCCCGGCTGATCGACCGCCACAAGGCCCGCTTCGGAGACCGGATTCCGCTGATCCGGCGCGAACATGTTCGCGGCTTCTATGAACGCAAGCCCGATTGGCTGATCAAGAGCCAGCCGCTCGACAAGATCCGTCAGACTGCAGAAGACATGGAGGCTCAGGCCCATAATTTTTACCTGGCAGCTGCGCAGCGCACCGGCGATGCCGATACGCGGCAATTGCTTGGCGACCTGGCGATCGCCGAAAAGGGTCACGGTTCGTTGGCCAGGCGGCTTGGGCTCGAGCACACACCGGAAGATATCAAGTCTGAGGAAGACCAGACCGCGCGCCGCAAATTCATTCTCACCTATGTCCAGCCGGGTCTTGCCGGTCTGATGGATGGTTCTGTTTCGACCCTGGCGCCGATTTTTGCCACCGCCTTCGCCACCGGCGACACCTGGACCACATTCCTGGTCGGCCTGTCGGCATCTGTCGGCGCCGGTATCTCAATGGGCTTCACCGAGGCCGCGCATGATGATGGTGTGATTTCAGGCCGGGGCTCACCACTCAAGCGTGGGCTTGCATCGGGCATCATGACCGCAGTCGGCGGCTTGGGTCATGCGCTGCCCTATCTGATCCCCGACTTCACCATTGCCACCACGGTTGCTGTTGCAATTGTCTTCATTGAGCTCTGGGCCATTGCCTGGATCCAAAATCATTGGATGGAAACACCCTGGAGCCGGGCGATTTTTCAGGTGGTTCTCGGCGGAGCGCTGGTGTTCGCGGCCGGGATATTGATCGGAAACGCTTGA
- a CDS encoding alpha/beta hydrolase — MTMNPIAKELTVGDGNAARPIAALMRAATGIGRDLPGVVWLGGYRSDMSGSKAVALCDKAGEEGRAALRFDYSGHGASGGEFREGTISRWLEESLAAFDTFTSGPQILVGSSMGGWVALRMVQELRKRGEGERIAGLVLIAPAPDFTLELMEPELTEAQREALERDGYYEEPTPYGPDPNVFTRALFEDGRKNRVLEGLIETGAPVHIIQGMADPDVPWQHALKLMEHLPSENVTLTLIRDGDHRLSRDEDIARILAAVESIPAGS; from the coding sequence ATGACGATGAACCCAATTGCCAAAGAACTGACCGTCGGTGACGGCAATGCAGCAAGACCAATTGCAGCGCTTATGCGCGCCGCAACCGGGATCGGACGCGATCTGCCAGGCGTGGTCTGGCTCGGCGGTTACCGGTCTGACATGAGCGGCTCGAAGGCAGTGGCCTTGTGTGACAAGGCGGGAGAGGAAGGCCGGGCTGCGCTCAGGTTTGATTATTCCGGTCATGGCGCTTCGGGCGGCGAATTCCGGGAGGGCACGATTTCACGCTGGCTTGAGGAGAGCCTGGCGGCGTTCGACACATTCACCTCCGGCCCGCAGATCCTGGTCGGCTCATCGATGGGTGGCTGGGTTGCGCTCAGGATGGTTCAGGAGCTTCGCAAGCGCGGTGAGGGCGAGCGCATCGCCGGTCTGGTGCTGATCGCGCCGGCACCGGATTTCACGCTTGAGCTGATGGAACCCGAACTGACAGAAGCGCAGCGCGAGGCGCTGGAACGGGACGGCTACTATGAAGAGCCCACACCTTACGGCCCGGATCCGAACGTGTTCACACGCGCCCTGTTCGAGGACGGCCGCAAGAACCGGGTTCTTGAGGGGCTGATCGAAACCGGCGCACCGGTTCACATCATTCAGGGCATGGCGGATCCGGACGTGCCGTGGCAGCACGCGCTCAAGCTGATGGAGCACTTGCCATCGGAGAATGTCACCCTCACCCTCATCCGTGACGGCGACCACCGGCTCTCGCGCGATGAGGACATTGCCAGGATCCTGGCTGCCGTAGAGAGCATACCGGCAGGTTCCTGA
- a CDS encoding DMT family transporter: MAQDLAPPPSIKTPAPDPVENRRGVLLVLGAAIIWSFGGAIARGLETGDPWAIVAWRSIFAALFLLAFMLWRDGPTGTIRLFRTMGLPGVGVGLCFATASMSFVVALGYTSVANILLMQAGAPLIAALLGVIFLREAVDRVTWAAILAVIAGVGVMVSDSFAANVSFIGDGLALLIAVVFAAATVITRRYSDVRMTPAVCLGVIIGAAFGISLAQTLVVSIRDLGLLVLFGAFNLGLGLAMFVTGARLIPSALAALISTMEPVFGPIWVWILHSEVPASRTLVGGVMVFLALIGHILWQWHKSRRTALPLPN, translated from the coding sequence ATGGCTCAAGATCTCGCACCACCGCCTTCCATCAAGACCCCGGCACCTGATCCCGTCGAAAACCGCCGTGGCGTTCTGCTGGTCTTGGGAGCAGCGATCATATGGAGTTTTGGCGGCGCGATCGCGCGCGGTCTCGAAACCGGGGACCCCTGGGCGATTGTCGCATGGCGCTCCATATTCGCCGCCCTGTTCCTGCTGGCCTTCATGCTATGGCGCGACGGTCCGACAGGAACCATCCGCCTGTTCCGCACCATGGGGCTGCCCGGCGTCGGGGTCGGCCTGTGCTTCGCAACGGCATCGATGTCCTTCGTGGTGGCGCTTGGATACACCAGCGTTGCCAACATCCTGCTGATGCAGGCGGGCGCGCCGCTGATCGCCGCCTTGCTCGGCGTCATCTTTCTGCGCGAGGCCGTTGACCGGGTTACCTGGGCGGCAATCCTGGCGGTGATTGCCGGGGTCGGCGTCATGGTCTCCGATTCCTTTGCAGCCAATGTGTCGTTCATCGGCGACGGGCTGGCGCTGCTGATCGCTGTGGTCTTTGCCGCCGCTACGGTGATCACGCGGCGCTATTCCGACGTGCGGATGACGCCGGCGGTGTGCCTGGGCGTGATCATTGGCGCAGCTTTCGGCATCTCACTGGCCCAAACGCTGGTGGTCTCAATCCGTGATCTGGGACTGCTGGTGCTTTTCGGCGCGTTCAATCTGGGTCTCGGGCTGGCGATGTTTGTCACCGGCGCGCGGCTGATCCCCTCCGCGCTGGCCGCTCTCATCTCCACCATGGAGCCGGTGTTTGGCCCGATATGGGTGTGGATACTTCATTCCGAGGTGCCCGCGTCACGCACGCTTGTTGGTGGCGTGATGGTGTTCCTGGCGCTGATCGGCCACATTCTCTGGCAATGGCACAAAAGCCGCCGCACAGCGTTGCCGCTGCCCAATTGA
- the lepA gene encoding translation elongation factor 4 codes for MTNTPLSHIRNFSIVAHIDHGKSTLADRLIQTCGGLAEREMSQQVLDSMDIEKERGITIKAQTVRLHYKAKDGEMYVLNLIDTPGHVDFAYEVSRSLRACEGSLLVVDASQGVEAQTLANVYAALDADHEIVPVLNKIDLPAAEPDRIKEQIEEVIGLDASDAVMISAKTGIGIPEVLEAIVTRLPAPKGGTTKDALKAMLVDSWYDTYLGVIVLVRVIDGEMKKGQQIRLMGTGARYTVERIGIITPKLVATDTLGPGEIGFITASIKEVADTRVGDTITEEKHPTAEALPGFKPAQPVVFCGLFPVDAADFEDLRAAMGKLRLNDASFSFEMETSAALGFGFRCGFLGLLHLEIIQERLEREFNLDLIATAPSVVYRMNMTNGDVIELHNPADMPDVVKIASIEEPWIKATILTPDDYLGPILKLCQERRGIQTDLSYVGKRAMVTYQLPLNEVVFDFYDRLKSITKGYASFDYQITGHEAGDLVRMSILVNEEPVDALSMLVHRSAAEKRGRVMCEKLKDLIPRHMFKIPIQAAIGGRVVARETISAMRKDVTAKCYGGDATRKRKLLDKQKAGKKRMRQFGKVEIPQEAFIEALKIGD; via the coding sequence ATGACAAACACGCCCCTCTCCCATATCCGCAACTTTTCGATTGTCGCCCATATCGATCACGGCAAGTCGACGCTGGCCGACCGGCTGATCCAGACCTGTGGCGGCCTTGCCGAGCGCGAGATGAGCCAGCAGGTTCTCGATTCCATGGACATCGAGAAAGAGCGCGGCATCACCATCAAGGCCCAGACAGTGCGTTTGCACTACAAGGCCAAGGATGGCGAAATGTATGTGCTCAACCTGATCGACACGCCGGGCCATGTCGACTTCGCCTATGAGGTGTCGCGCTCGCTGAGGGCCTGCGAGGGCTCGCTGCTGGTGGTTGACGCCAGCCAGGGCGTCGAGGCGCAGACGCTGGCCAATGTCTATGCCGCGCTGGATGCCGATCACGAGATCGTGCCGGTGCTCAACAAGATCGACCTGCCGGCGGCCGAGCCTGACCGGATCAAGGAACAGATCGAGGAAGTGATCGGCCTTGACGCGTCGGATGCGGTGATGATTTCGGCCAAGACCGGCATCGGCATACCGGAGGTGCTGGAGGCCATCGTCACGCGTTTGCCGGCGCCAAAGGGCGGCACCACCAAGGATGCGCTGAAGGCCATGCTGGTTGACAGCTGGTACGACACCTATCTCGGCGTGATCGTGCTGGTGCGGGTGATCGACGGCGAAATGAAAAAGGGCCAGCAGATCCGGCTTATGGGCACCGGCGCCCGCTACACGGTGGAGCGGATCGGCATCATCACGCCAAAGCTGGTGGCGACGGATACCCTTGGCCCGGGCGAAATCGGGTTTATCACCGCTTCGATCAAGGAAGTGGCCGACACCCGCGTGGGTGACACCATCACGGAAGAAAAGCATCCGACCGCAGAAGCGCTGCCGGGCTTCAAGCCGGCACAGCCTGTGGTGTTTTGCGGCTTGTTCCCGGTCGATGCGGCGGATTTCGAGGATCTGCGCGCGGCGATGGGCAAGCTCAGGCTCAACGACGCCTCGTTCTCGTTCGAGATGGAGACCTCGGCGGCGCTCGGCTTCGGCTTCCGATGCGGCTTCCTGGGGCTTCTGCATCTGGAAATCATTCAGGAGCGGCTCGAACGCGAATTCAATCTCGACCTGATCGCCACGGCGCCTTCGGTGGTCTACCGGATGAACATGACCAATGGCGACGTGATCGAATTGCACAATCCGGCCGACATGCCCGATGTGGTGAAGATCGCCAGCATCGAGGAACCCTGGATCAAGGCAACGATCCTGACGCCGGATGATTATCTGGGACCCATCCTGAAACTGTGCCAGGAGCGCCGCGGCATCCAGACCGACCTCAGCTATGTCGGTAAGCGCGCGATGGTGACCTATCAGCTGCCGCTCAACGAGGTGGTGTTCGATTTCTACGACCGCCTGAAGTCCATCACCAAGGGCTATGCGAGCTTCGATTATCAGATCACCGGCCACGAGGCAGGCGACCTGGTGCGGATGTCGATCCTGGTCAATGAGGAGCCCGTGGATGCACTGTCGATGCTGGTTCACCGCTCTGCGGCGGAAAAACGCGGCCGGGTCATGTGTGAGAAGCTCAAGGACCTGATTCCACGGCACATGTTCAAGATCCCGATCCAGGCCGCCATTGGCGGCCGGGTGGTGGCGCGCGAAACCATTTCGGCAATGCGCAAGGATGTGACGGCGAAGTGCTATGGCGGCGACGCCACCCGCAAGCGCAAGCTCTTGGACAAGCAGAAGGCGGGCAAGAAGCGGATGCGTCAGTTCGGCAAGGTCGAAATTCCCCAGGAAGCCTTCATCGAGGCGCTGAAGATCGGCGACTGA